The following coding sequences lie in one Oncorhynchus keta strain PuntledgeMale-10-30-2019 unplaced genomic scaffold, Oket_V2 Un_contig_2581_pilon_pilon, whole genome shotgun sequence genomic window:
- the LOC127922471 gene encoding uncharacterized protein LOC127922471 isoform X16, with amino-acid sequence MLSLLSRLSQVQVDTLLYCPDSVRSRLILYCPDSVRSRLILYSTVQTQSGPGWYSTLLSRLSQVQVGTLLYCPDSVRSRLVLYCPDSVRSRLILYSTVQTQSGPGWYSTLLSRLSQVQVGTLLYCPDSVRSRLVLYSTVQTQSGPGWYSTLLSRLSQVQVGTLLYCPDSVRSRLILYCPDSVRSRLVLYCPDSVRSRLILYSTVQTQSGPGWYSTLLSRLSQVQVGTLLYCPDSVRSRLVLYSTVQTQSGPGWYSTLLSRLSQVQVGTLLYCPDSVRSRLVLYCPDSVRSRLILYSTVQTQSGPGWYSTLLSRLSQVQVGTLLSRLSQVQVGTLLSRLSQVQVDTLLYCPDSVRSRLVLYCPDSVRSRLVLYCPDSVRSRLVLYCPDSVRSRLVLYCTILLLYHAILCYTILCYATLYHAILYYATLYHATLYYAILYHVILYYTVLSRHSQVHVDTLLYYYTLLLYYTILYYTVLYYTILYYNILFRLSQVQADTLLYYYTILYNTLLL; translated from the exons ATGTTATCTCTACTGTCCAGACTCAGTCAGGTACAGGTtgatactctactctactgtccagACTCAGTCAGGTCCAGGTTGATACTCTACTGTCCAGACTCAGTCAG GTCCAGGTtgatactctactctactgtccagactcagtcaggtccaggttggtactctactctactgtccagactcagtcaggtccaggttggtactctactctactgtccagACTCAGTCAGGTCCAGGTTGGTACTCTACTGTCCAGACTCAGTCAGGTCCAGGTtgatactctactctactgtccagactcagtcaggtccaggttggtactctactctactgtccagactcagtcag gtccaggttggtactctactctactgtccagactcagtcaggtccaggttggtactctactctactgtccagactcagtcaggtccaggttggtactctactctactgtccagactcagtcaggtccaggttggtactctactctactgtccagACTCAGTCAGGTCCAGGTTGATACTCTACTGTCCAGACTCAGTCAG GTCCAGGTTGGTACTCTACTGTCCAGACTCAGTCAGGTCCAGGTtgatactctactctactgtccagactcagtcaggtccaggttggtactctactctactgtccagactcagtcag gtccaggttggtactctactctactgtccagactcagtcaggtccaggttggtactctactctactgtccagactcagtcaggtccaggttggtactctactctactgtccagactcagtcaggtccaggttggtactctactctactgcccaGACTCAGTCAGGTCCAGGTTGGTACTCTACTGTCCAGACTCAGTCAGGTCCAGGTtgatactctactctactgtccagactcagtcag GTCCAGGttggtactctactctactgtccagACTCAGTCAGGTCCAGGTTGGTACTCTACTGTCCAGACTCAGTCAG GTCCAGGTTGGTACTCTACTGTCCAGACTCAGTCAGGTCCAGGTtgatactctactctactgtccagACTCAGTCAG GTCCAGGTTGGTACTCTACTGTCCAGACTCAGTCAGGTCCAGGTTGGTACTCTACTGTCCAGACTCAGTCAG GTCCAGGTTGGTACTCTACTGCCCAGACTCAGTCAGGTCCAGGTTGGTACTCTATtgtactatactattactataccatgctatactatgctatactatactatgctatgCTACACTATACcatgctatactatactatgcgACACTATACCATGCTACactatactatgctatactataccatgttatactatactatactgtactatccaGACACAGTCAGGTCCATGTggatactctactgtactactatactctactactatactatactatactatactatactgtactatactataccatactgtactataatatactgttcagactCAGTCAGGTCCAGGCtgatactctactgtactactatactatattatacaatACTCTACTACTATAA
- the LOC127922471 gene encoding uncharacterized protein LOC127922471 isoform X14 — translation MLSLLSRLSQVQVDTLLYCPDSVRSRLILYCPDSVRSRLILYSTVQTQSGPGWYSTLLSRLSQVQVGTLLYCPDSVRSRLVLYCPDSVRSRLILYSTVQTQSGPGWYSTLLSRLSQVQVGTLLYCPDSVRSRLVLYSTVQTQSGPGWYSTLLSRLSQVQVGTLLYCPDSVRSRLILYCPDSVRSRLVLYCPDSVRSRLILYSTVQTQSGPGWYSTLLSRLSQVQVGTLLYCPDSVRSRLVLYSTVQTQSGPGWYSTLLSRLSQVQVGTLLSRLSQVQVDTLLYCPDSVRSRLILYSTVQTQSGPGWYSTLLSRLSQVQVGTLLSRLSQVQVGTLLSRLSQVQVDTLLYCPDSVRSRLVLYCPDSVRSRLVLYCPDSVRSRLVLYCPDSVRSRLVLYCTILLLYHAILCYTILCYATLYHAILYYATLYHATLYYAILYHVILYYTVLSRHSQVHVDTLLYYYTLLLYYTILYYTVLYYTILYYNILFRLSQVQADTLLYYYTILYNTLLL, via the exons ATGTTATCTCTACTGTCCAGACTCAGTCAGGTACAGGTtgatactctactctactgtccagACTCAGTCAGGTCCAGGTTGATACTCTACTGTCCAGACTCAGTCAG GTCCAGGTtgatactctactctactgtccagactcagtcaggtccaggttggtactctactctactgtccagactcagtcaggtccaggttggtactctactctactgtccagACTCAGTCAGGTCCAGGTTGGTACTCTACTGTCCAGACTCAGTCAGGTCCAGGTtgatactctactctactgtccagactcagtcaggtccaggttggtactctactctactgtccagactcagtcag gtccaggttggtactctactctactgtccagactcagtcaggtccaggttggtactctactctactgtccagactcagtcaggtccaggttggtactctactctactgtccagactcagtcaggtccaggttggtactctactctactgtccagACTCAGTCAGGTCCAGGTTGATACTCTACTGTCCAGACTCAGTCAG GTCCAGGTTGGTACTCTACTGTCCAGACTCAGTCAGGTCCAGGTtgatactctactctactgtccagactcagtcaggtccaggttggtactctactctactgtccagactcagtcag gtccaggttggtactctactctactgtccagactcagtcaggtccaggttggtactctactctactgtccagactcagtcaggtccaggttggtactctactctactgtccagactcagtcag GTCCAGGTTGGTACTCTACTGTCCAGACTCAGTCAGGTCCAGGTtgatactctactctactgtccagactcagtcaggtccaggttgatactctactctactgtccagactcagtcag GTCCAGGttggtactctactctactgtccagACTCAGTCAGGTCCAGGTTGGTACTCTACTGTCCAGACTCAGTCAG GTCCAGGTTGGTACTCTACTGTCCAGACTCAGTCAGGTCCAGGTtgatactctactctactgtccagACTCAGTCAG GTCCAGGTTGGTACTCTACTGTCCAGACTCAGTCAGGTCCAGGTTGGTACTCTACTGTCCAGACTCAGTCAG GTCCAGGTTGGTACTCTACTGCCCAGACTCAGTCAGGTCCAGGTTGGTACTCTATtgtactatactattactataccatgctatactatgctatactatactatgctatgCTACACTATACcatgctatactatactatgcgACACTATACCATGCTACactatactatgctatactataccatgttatactatactatactgtactatccaGACACAGTCAGGTCCATGTggatactctactgtactactatactctactactatactatactatactatactatactgtactatactataccatactgtactataatatactgttcagactCAGTCAGGTCCAGGCtgatactctactgtactactatactatattatacaatACTCTACTACTATAA
- the LOC127922471 gene encoding uncharacterized protein LOC127922471 isoform X7, producing the protein MLSLLSRLSQVQVDTLLYCPDSVRSRLILYCPDSVRSRLILYSTVQTQSGPGWYSTLLSRLSQVQVGTLLYCPDSVRSRLVLYCPDSVRSRLILYSTVQTQSGPGWYSTLLSRLSQVQVDTLLYCPDSVRSRLVLYSTVQTQSGPGWYSTLLSRLSQVQVGTLLYCPDSVRSRLVLYSTVQTQSGPGWYSTLLPRLSQVQVGTLLSRLSQVQVDTLLYCPDSVRSRLVLYSTVQTQSGPGWYSTLLSRLSQVQVGTLLYCPDSVRSRLVLYSTVQTQSGPGWYSTLLPRLSQVQVGTLLSRLSQVQVDTLLYCPDSVRSRLVLYSTVQTQSGPGWYSTVQTQSGPGWYSTLLSRLSQVQVGTLLSRLSQVQVDTLLYCPDSVRSRLVLYCPDSVRSRLVLYCPDSVRSRLVLYCPDSVRSRLVLYCTILLLYHAILCYTILCYATLYHAILYYATLYHATLYYAILYHVILYYTVLSRHSQVHVDTLLYYYTLLLYYTILYYTVLYYTILYYNILFRLSQVQADTLLYYYTILYNTLLL; encoded by the exons ATGTTATCTCTACTGTCCAGACTCAGTCAGGTACAGGTtgatactctactctactgtccagACTCAGTCAGGTCCAGGTTGATACTCTACTGTCCAGACTCAGTCAG GTCCAGGTtgatactctactctactgtccagactcagtcaggtccaggttggtactctactctactgtccagactcagtcaggtccaggttggtactctactctactgtccagACTCAGTCAGGTCCAGGTTGGTACTCTACTGTCCAGACTCAGTCAGGTCCAGGTtgatactctactctactgtccagactcagtcaggtccaggttggtactctactctactgtccagactcagtcaggtccaggttgatactctactctactgtccagactcagtcaggtccaggttggtactctactctactgtccagactcagtcaggtccaggttggtactctactctactgtccagactcagtcaggtccaggttggtactctactctactgtccagactcagtcaggtccaggttggtactctactctactgtccagACTCAGTCAG GTCCAGGttggtactctactctactgcccaGACTCAGTCAGGTCCAGGTTGGTACTCTACTGTCCAGACTCAGTCAGGTCCAGGTtgatactctactctactgtccagactcagtcaggtccaggttggtactctactctactgtccagactcagtcag gtccaggttggtactctactctactgtccagactcagtcaggtccaggttggtactctactctactgtccagactcagtcaggtccaggttggtactctactctactgtccagactcagtcaggtccaggttggtactctactctactgcccaGACTCAGTCAGGTCCAGGTTGGTACTCTACTGTCCAGACTCAGTCAGGTCCAGGTtgatactctactctactgtccagactcagtcag GTCCAGGttggtactctactctactgtccagACTCAGTCAGGTCCAGGTTGGTACTCTACTGTCCAGACTCAGTCAG gtccaggttggtactctactctactgtccagACTCAGTCAGGTCCAGGTTGGTACTCTACTGTCCAGACTCAGTCAGGTCCAGGTtgatactctactctactgtccagACTCAGTCAG GTCCAGGTTGGTACTCTACTGTCCAGACTCAGTCAGGTCCAGGTTGGTACTCTACTGTCCAGACTCAGTCAG GTCCAGGTTGGTACTCTACTGCCCAGACTCAGTCAGGTCCAGGTTGGTACTCTATtgtactatactattactataccatgctatactatgctatactatactatgctatgCTACACTATACcatgctatactatactatgcgACACTATACCATGCTACactatactatgctatactataccatgttatactatactatactgtactatccaGACACAGTCAGGTCCATGTggatactctactgtactactatactctactactatactatactatactatactatactgtactatactataccatactgtactataatatactgttcagactCAGTCAGGTCCAGGCtgatactctactgtactactatactatattatacaatACTCTACTACTATAA
- the LOC127922471 gene encoding uncharacterized protein LOC127922471 isoform X36 produces MLSLLSRLSQVQVDTLLYCPDSVRSRLILYCPDSVRSRLILYSTVQTQSGPGWYSTLLSRLSQVQVGTLLYCPDSVRSRLVLYCPDSVRSRLILYSTVQTQSGPGWYSTLLSRLSQVQVDTLLYCPDSVRSRLVLYSTVQTQSGPGWYSTLLSRLSQVQVGTLLYCPDSVRSRLVLYSTVQTQSGPGWYSTLLPRLSQVQVGTLLSRLSQVQVDTLLYCPDSVRSRLVLYSTVQTQSGPGWYSTLLSRLSQVQVGTLLYCPDSVRSRLVLYSTVQTQSGPGWYSTLLPRLSQVQVGTLLSRLSQVQVDTLLYCPDSVRSRLVLYSTVQTQSGPGWYSTVQTQSGPGWYSTLLSRLSQVQVGTLLSRLSQVQVGTLLPRLSQVQVGTLLYYTITIPCYTMLYYTMLCYTIPCYTILCDTIPCYTILCYTIPCYTILYCTIQTQSGPCGYSTVLLYSTTILYYTILYCTILYHTVL; encoded by the exons ATGTTATCTCTACTGTCCAGACTCAGTCAGGTACAGGTtgatactctactctactgtccagACTCAGTCAGGTCCAGGTTGATACTCTACTGTCCAGACTCAGTCAG GTCCAGGTtgatactctactctactgtccagactcagtcaggtccaggttggtactctactctactgtccagactcagtcaggtccaggttggtactctactctactgtccagACTCAGTCAGGTCCAGGTTGGTACTCTACTGTCCAGACTCAGTCAGGTCCAGGTtgatactctactctactgtccagactcagtcaggtccaggttggtactctactctactgtccagactcagtcaggtccaggttgatactctactctactgtccagactcagtcaggtccaggttggtactctactctactgtccagactcagtcaggtccaggttggtactctactctactgtccagactcagtcaggtccaggttggtactctactctactgtccagactcagtcaggtccaggttggtactctactctactgtccagACTCAGTCAG GTCCAGGttggtactctactctactgcccaGACTCAGTCAGGTCCAGGTTGGTACTCTACTGTCCAGACTCAGTCAGGTCCAGGTtgatactctactctactgtccagactcagtcaggtccaggttggtactctactctactgtccagactcagtcag gtccaggttggtactctactctactgtccagactcagtcaggtccaggttggtactctactctactgtccagactcagtcaggtccaggttggtactctactctactgtccagactcagtcaggtccaggttggtactctactctactgcccaGACTCAGTCAGGTCCAGGTTGGTACTCTACTGTCCAGACTCAGTCAGGTCCAGGTtgatactctactctactgtccagactcagtcag GTCCAGGttggtactctactctactgtccagACTCAGTCAGGTCCAGGTTGGTACTCTACTGTCCAGACTCAGTCAG gtccaggttggtactctactctactgtccagactcagtcag GTCCAGGTTGGTACTCTACTGTCCAGACTCAGTCAG GTCCAGGTTGGTACTCTACTGCCCAGACTCAGTCAGGTCCAGGTTGGTACTCTATtgtactatactattactataccatgctatactatgctatactatactatgctatgCTACACTATACcatgctatactatactatgcgACACTATACCATGCTACactatactatgctatactataccatgttatactatactatactgtactatccaGACACAGTCAGGTCCATGTggatactctactgtactactatactctactactatactatactatactatactatactgtactatactataccatactgtactataa
- the LOC127922471 gene encoding uncharacterized protein LOC127922471 isoform X28 — translation MLSLLSRLSQVQVDTLLYCPDSVRSRLILYCPDSVRSRLILYSTVQTQSGPGWYSTLLSRLSQVQVGTLLYCPDSVRSRLVLYCPDSVRSRLILYSTVQTQSGPGWYSTLLSRLSQVQVDTLLYCPDSVRSRLVLYSTVQTQSGPGWYSTLLSRLSQVQVGTLLYCPDSVRSRLVLYSTVQTQSGPGWYSTLLPRLSQVQVGTLLSRLSQVQVDTLLYCPDSVRSRLVLYSTVQTQSGPGWYSTLLSRLSQVQVGTLLYCPDSVRSRLVLYSTVQTQSGPGWYSTLLPRLSQVQVGTLLSRLSQVQVDTLLYCPDSVRSRLVLYSTVQTQSGPGWYSTVQTQSGPGWYSTLLSRLSQVQVGTLLSRLSQVQVGTLLSRLSQVQVGTLLPRLSQVQVGTLLYYTITIPCYTMLYYTMLCYTIPCYTILCDTIPCYTILCYTIPCYTILYCTIQTQSGPCGYSTVLLYSTTILYYTILYCTILYHTVL, via the exons ATGTTATCTCTACTGTCCAGACTCAGTCAGGTACAGGTtgatactctactctactgtccagACTCAGTCAGGTCCAGGTTGATACTCTACTGTCCAGACTCAGTCAG GTCCAGGTtgatactctactctactgtccagactcagtcaggtccaggttggtactctactctactgtccagactcagtcaggtccaggttggtactctactctactgtccagACTCAGTCAGGTCCAGGTTGGTACTCTACTGTCCAGACTCAGTCAGGTCCAGGTtgatactctactctactgtccagactcagtcaggtccaggttggtactctactctactgtccagactcagtcaggtccaggttgatactctactctactgtccagactcagtcaggtccaggttggtactctactctactgtccagactcagtcaggtccaggttggtactctactctactgtccagactcagtcaggtccaggttggtactctactctactgtccagactcagtcaggtccaggttggtactctactctactgtccagACTCAGTCAG GTCCAGGttggtactctactctactgcccaGACTCAGTCAGGTCCAGGTTGGTACTCTACTGTCCAGACTCAGTCAGGTCCAGGTtgatactctactctactgtccagactcagtcaggtccaggttggtactctactctactgtccagactcagtcag gtccaggttggtactctactctactgtccagactcagtcaggtccaggttggtactctactctactgtccagactcagtcaggtccaggttggtactctactctactgtccagactcagtcaggtccaggttggtactctactctactgcccaGACTCAGTCAGGTCCAGGTTGGTACTCTACTGTCCAGACTCAGTCAGGTCCAGGTtgatactctactctactgtccagactcagtcag GTCCAGGttggtactctactctactgtccagACTCAGTCAGGTCCAGGTTGGTACTCTACTGTCCAGACTCAGTCAG gtccaggttggtactctactctactgtccagACTCAGTCAG GTCCAGGTTGGTACTCTACTGTCCAGACTCAGTCAGGTCCAGGTTGGTACTCTACTGTCCAGACTCAGTCAG GTCCAGGTTGGTACTCTACTGCCCAGACTCAGTCAGGTCCAGGTTGGTACTCTATtgtactatactattactataccatgctatactatgctatactatactatgctatgCTACACTATACcatgctatactatactatgcgACACTATACCATGCTACactatactatgctatactataccatgttatactatactatactgtactatccaGACACAGTCAGGTCCATGTggatactctactgtactactatactctactactatactatactatactatactatactgtactatactataccatactgtactataa
- the LOC127922471 gene encoding uncharacterized protein LOC127922471 isoform X5 — MLSLLSRLSQVQVDTLLYCPDSVRSRLILYCPDSVRSRLILYSTVQTQSGPGWYSTLLSRLSQVQVGTLLYCPDSVRSRLVLYCPDSVRSRLILYSTVQTQSGPGWYSTLLSRLSQVQVDTLLYCPDSVRSRLVLYSTVQTQSGPGWYSTLLSRLSQVQVGTLLYCPDSVRSRLVLYSTVQTQSGPGWYSTLLPRLSQVQVGTLLSRLSQVQVDTLLYCPDSVRSRLVLYSTVQTQSGPGWYSTLLSRLSQVQVGTLLYCPDSVRSRLVLYSTVQTQSGPGWYSTLLPRLSQVQVGTLLSRLSQVQVDTLLYCPDSVRSRLVLYCPDSVRSRLILYSTVQTQSGPGWYSTLLSRLSQVQVGTLLSRLSQVQVDTLLYCPDSVRSRLVLYCPDSVRSRLVLYCPDSVRSRLVLYCPDSVRSRLVLYCTILLLYHAILCYTILCYATLYHAILYYATLYHATLYYAILYHVILYYTVLSRHSQVHVDTLLYYYTLLLYYTILYYTVLYYTILYYNILFRLSQVQADTLLYYYTILYNTLLL; from the exons ATGTTATCTCTACTGTCCAGACTCAGTCAGGTACAGGTtgatactctactctactgtccagACTCAGTCAGGTCCAGGTTGATACTCTACTGTCCAGACTCAGTCAG GTCCAGGTtgatactctactctactgtccagactcagtcaggtccaggttggtactctactctactgtccagactcagtcaggtccaggttggtactctactctactgtccagACTCAGTCAGGTCCAGGTTGGTACTCTACTGTCCAGACTCAGTCAGGTCCAGGTtgatactctactctactgtccagactcagtcaggtccaggttggtactctactctactgtccagactcagtcaggtccaggttgatactctactctactgtccagactcagtcaggtccaggttggtactctactctactgtccagactcagtcaggtccaggttggtactctactctactgtccagactcagtcaggtccaggttggtactctactctactgtccagactcagtcaggtccaggttggtactctactctactgtccagACTCAGTCAG GTCCAGGttggtactctactctactgcccaGACTCAGTCAGGTCCAGGTTGGTACTCTACTGTCCAGACTCAGTCAGGTCCAGGTtgatactctactctactgtccagactcagtcaggtccaggttggtactctactctactgtccagactcagtcag gtccaggttggtactctactctactgtccagactcagtcaggtccaggttggtactctactctactgtccagactcagtcaggtccaggttggtactctactctactgtccagactcagtcaggtccaggttggtactctactctactgcccaGACTCAGTCAGGTCCAGGTTGGTACTCTACTGTCCAGACTCAGTCAGGTCCAGGTtgatactctactctactgtccagactcagtcag GTCCAGGTTGGTACTCTACTGTCCAGACTCAGTCAGGTCCAGGTtgatactctactctactgtccagactcagtcag gtccaggttggtactctactctactgtccagACTCAGTCAGGTCCAGGTTGGTACTCTACTGTCCAGACTCAGTCAGGTCCAGGTtgatactctactctactgtccagACTCAGTCAG GTCCAGGTTGGTACTCTACTGTCCAGACTCAGTCAGGTCCAGGTTGGTACTCTACTGTCCAGACTCAGTCAG GTCCAGGTTGGTACTCTACTGCCCAGACTCAGTCAGGTCCAGGTTGGTACTCTATtgtactatactattactataccatgctatactatgctatactatactatgctatgCTACACTATACcatgctatactatactatgcgACACTATACCATGCTACactatactatgctatactataccatgttatactatactatactgtactatccaGACACAGTCAGGTCCATGTggatactctactgtactactatactctactactatactatactatactatactatactgtactatactataccatactgtactataatatactgttcagactCAGTCAGGTCCAGGCtgatactctactgtactactatactatattatacaatACTCTACTACTATAA
- the LOC127922471 gene encoding uncharacterized protein LOC127922471 isoform X46: MLSLLSRLSQVQVDTLLYCPDSVRSRLILYCPDSVRSRLILYSTVQTQSGPGWYSTLLSRLSQVQVGTLLYCPDSVRSRLVLYCPDSVRSRLVLYSTVQTQSGPGWYSTLLSRLSQVQVGTLLYCPDSVRSRLVLYSTVQTQSGPGWYSTLLSRLSQVQVGTLLYCPDSVRSRLVLYCPDSVRSRLVLYSTVQTQSGPGWYSTLLSRLSQVQVGTLLSRLSQVQVDTLLYCPDSVRSRLVLYCPDSVRSRLVLYCPDSVRSRLVLYCPDSVRSRLVLYCTILLLYHAILCYTILCYATLYHAILYYATLYHATLYYAILYHVILYYTVLSRHSQVHVDTLLYYYTLLLYYTILYYTVLYYTILYYNILFRLSQVQADTLLYYYTILYNTLLL, from the exons ATGTTATCTCTACTGTCCAGACTCAGTCAGGTACAGGTtgatactctactctactgtccagACTCAGTCAGGTCCAGGTTGATACTCTACTGTCCAGACTCAGTCAG GTCCAGGTtgatactctactctactgtccagactcagtcaggtccaggttggtactctactctactgtccagactcagtcaggtccaggttggtactctactctactgtccagACTCAGTCAGGTCCAGGTTGGTACTCTACTGTCCAGACTCAGTCAG gtccaggttggtactctactctactgtccagactcagtcag gtccaggttggtactctactctactgtccagactcagtcaggtccaggttggtactctactctactgtccagactcagtcaggtccaggttggtactctactctactgtccagactcagtcaggtccaggttggtactctactctactgtccagACTCAGTCAG GTCCAGGttggtactctactctactgtccagACTCAGTCAGGTCCAGGTTGGTACTCTACTGTCCAGACTCAGTCAG gtccaggttggtactctactctactgtccagactcagtcaggtccaggttggtactctactctactgtccagACTCAGTCAGGTCCAGGTTGGTACTCTACTGTCCAGACTCAGTCAGGTCCAGGTtgatactctactctactgtccagACTCAGTCAG GTCCAGGTTGGTACTCTACTGTCCAGACTCAGTCAGGTCCAGGTTGGTACTCTACTGTCCAGACTCAGTCAG GTCCAGGTTGGTACTCTACTGCCCAGACTCAGTCAGGTCCAGGTTGGTACTCTATtgtactatactattactataccatgctatactatgctatactatactatgctatgCTACACTATACcatgctatactatactatgcgACACTATACCATGCTACactatactatgctatactataccatgttatactatactatactgtactatccaGACACAGTCAGGTCCATGTggatactctactgtactactatactctactactatactatactatactatactatactgtactatactataccatactgtactataatatactgttcagactCAGTCAGGTCCAGGCtgatactctactgtactactatactatattatacaatACTCTACTACTATAA